The Zerene cesonia ecotype Mississippi chromosome 11, Zerene_cesonia_1.1, whole genome shotgun sequence sequence TCATAACCAGATTTAGAATTATTCATGCAGATGTGTATTGTTTTGAACAACAACATTTCTTCTTATATGTTTCTATATACAGTATCCTACAAAAttctcttaaatatatatttattgatttttgttgCCTGTTCATAAATTAGAATCATTACCTCAGTCACATTATTGTCAATTTTGTGATTATCACCCTCAGGCTGTATGCGTTTCTCCTTTTCCCTGCGTTTTGCTAACCTCTTACTTTGTGATGACTTCTTTACCTTAAAAACTTCGCCATCTTCCTCTGAAATTGATAAGAAGTTTAGTCTAAGACTTGATCCATCATATAGATGTCATCATAAGATgctatcttttaaattatgtgaatCGATTGTATCACTATGACGATTTAtgtataagaaaaaacaaaatttcgcgctgtgtaataaatataaaacaagtaaTGTTCAAATATGTAAGAAGTAgacgattttattatacataattgtaCAAGGAGGTTAtagacaattataataaagcttaGTTCATCTCAAACCTTCGTCGACGAAACTTAACAATGACGGAGTTTTTGAgggtttgttttcttttttgttactaATCACTGGCGGTGGCGGCGCCTCCGGTTCACCATCTTCATCATCGTCAGCACAAAACACGCGTCTTTGAATTCTTTTAGGCTTACGAAATAACGACATCTTTATGAAGagcagttataatattaattcaacttataatgtatgtaaaagCACATCACTGAGTaagcaaaatttttaattgtggataaattagaatattatttagcaACATTTAATGCAAGCCACCAAAAGACTGTCAAAACTCAAAAGACAAAGATGAAAGATGTCAAtgttatgcttttttttttaatggtaacacaataatgttatgttaaatcCATGGACGTATCCATAGTCGATAGGATGGTGTCTGACCAcacattaaaaacatgttaCTCTGTGTCCGACTAATCTTGTCAGTCAGAAACCACGGAATATATAATGCTTTATATTCCGTATCAAAAACCTTCAATGCCCTTGATACGctcattttattttgcatattaattaatctctTTTCACCGTTTATTCAAAAGCAAAATACTATCATACGAGACAGAATGATTGCTAAAGAAAGATTGGCTGTAACTTgtgataacaaaatattaatattatgattttaacttaaatttttaatatcttaagcctcgatgacaaaaaaataatcccTGATAACTATggtactatttataaaagccaagtataagtattttaataagttacgtttaagtaattaaatactattacgCCTTactaaatgctttttttttttaattaggctTCGAAATGATTCCATCAGTCAGAACCAACCATCAGTCAGTTTTACTAACGTCTAAATTTAGGATGCTGGCTCGCTGATTGAGATTACAGTCtcttaaatcctactaatagtagtagtagtttaAGTGgggtattttctttattttttgtcgAATTAGTTTTCGGTGACCAAAATGTTTTCCCTAGTTTAAAGCGTTGTAAGCTATCAGATaaggtaatattaattttgtattcaaaatagGTACGTATAAAAATTCCGGATTAAAGGGTGTTCGCAATGAGTAAAGGATTATTTATCTGTGTCAGTATTCATTAGGCCATAACctatagatttatatgtaaaataatctGTCATTTGCTGTTTTGACATTCTTATTTGTCCCGCACGCACAGGGTTTGTGCGTATTGCGTTTGGTCTTGGTATGTATCTGAAATATcgtattgaattttattaatcctTTAGACTTTTTACTATTTTGCAATTCTAGTTTCTTCGATATATAGTTTTGTGAGAATTGTGTACTTTATTTCGTCAATTTAATACCCAATTTTGACATGTGTACTATTTCGTATTTTTCATCACGGGTTAAATCTTTTGCAGTCCTTAAATTTCTCCGAAGTCCCTACACACTGATAAGATGGGTAGGGAGGACAAGGCTACTTGGAAGTCCAACTACTTCACCAAGATTATCGTAAGTAATGCCAATGACTAATTCATAGGTTAGGTACATTTCTTATAAACTGCACTATGTACACAGGTAAGATGTTTACTTTACAAATAAGTAACGAAATATTatctcaaaatataattaattaacttattcCAATATCTATAGTAATTGGCTGATACTATTTGCTGGCAGCACagcttaattatattttattaattttctattgcAGCAATTGCTGGATGAGTATCCCAAATGTTTCATTGTGGGTGCCGACAATGTGGGCTCCACTCAGATGCAGCAGATTCGCATCTCCCTCAGGGGTCACAGCATTGTCCTCATGGGCAAGAACACAATGATGCGTAAGGCCATCAAGGACCATCTGGAGACCAACCCAGCCCTGGAGCAACTTCTGCCCCACATCAAGGGCAATGTTGGATTCGTCTTCACCCGTGGTGATCTTGTTGAGGTTTGTATCACTCTATAATTAACTTCTTCATATTCCTATGTTTTGTAATTCACACACCACAATTAATGTTAAGGTATAGTGATACTTGTActtgttaaaatttgttaactaATTACAGAGATAAGAAGTGTTTTATGGATGCCTtcttactttaataaatagttcttTTATAGCTCTGGAACTATTCTGGATAGATTTTCTATATTCTTAtgacaaaatgaaataaaatggttATGTCTGTCCTAATACCAGGAAATATGACATTGATTTTCTGGCTTCGCTTTCAGACTAAAGCAATTCTTCAACTCTATCCTAGTGTGATTGTTGATTTGATACTACTTGCACTGGCAATTTgtagatacattttaattttactgtgTTATGCTTAGGAAATTGAATCTAATAATTCAGTGTATTATCCTTGGATGACTAACTAAACTAAACCTTAACTTCTCTTCACCAGGTTCGTGATAAGCTGCTGGAGAACAAGGTCCGTGCCCCCGCAAGGCCTGGTGCCATCGCCCCACTGGAGGTTATCATCCCCGCCCACAACACTGGTCTGGGTCCTGAGAAGACTGCCTTCTTCCAGGCTCTTTCCATCCCCACCAAGATTTCCAAGGGTAAGAAATTAGTTGTGGAATATGAATTCTCaatgcaattaatattatcctttgcaaagaaaattgtaatcaacatgttttatttattctttatagtacatattatcagtaaaaaaagaaataaagaacaataaattgtcaatataaataaaataccaagCCGGCACATAACCACTGAAAGTCATAGGTCATTTAAACttgattattcttttattttataaaacaaattctgcacatagatattttcataaaagatGAAAAAGTAGCAGTGGCTGATATAGAAAGCTCAACTTATTCCATTATTATGTCTGTCCTAATAccaggaaataaaaaaatggatttTCTGGCTTCGCTTTCAGACTAAATTAATTCTTCAATTCTATCCTAGTGTGATTTGTTGTGAATCAATTTTGCACTGGCAATTTGAAGATACAATACCGTTTTCCTATACTAAGAAGTACTTTACATATCAGTGTGTTTATTGTGAATGATTGGAGTTTTGTTACAATAGttaatattgcaataattgTGCAGGTACCATTGAAATCATCAACGATGTGCACATCTTGAAGCCAGGCGACAAGGTGGGCGCCTCCGAAGCGACCCTTCTCAACATGTTAAACATCTCCCCCTTCTCATACGGTCTTGTTGTGAAGCAGGTGTGTAGATTTTtgcctttatttattatcctcACCAAACTAGATGTAATGATAGAACATAAAGTGCTATTGTTTTTGAGAAGAGATGAGTTAATGTTCTACTTTACTTTTTGtcttttaaagtatttatgagattttgtattttaccCCTACccccttttaatttttatagcattaaacaaaaaattaaccaaAGCGTTGAGTACAAGCTGCACATACAGTGCGGGTTGACAATTAGACTTTGGGAAAGTATGTGTATATGCAGTTATCACTGTTAGACTTATGTCTGACTTCTAGTgcatatacaaacatattttcctTTCTCCAACCTCTATGACTGTCTTAGATTATAGCCatagtaataattacattatgtaCATTGTAGAGTggaatcataataataaatgtaaaaatttctttttaacttaTAATTCATGTATCAATatcttaatcttaataataatgtttctcCAGGTGTACGACTCTGGCACCATCTTTGCACCATCCATCCTAGACATCAAGCCCGAGGACTTGCGCGCCAAGTTCATGGAGGGAGTGGCCAACGTGGCAGCAGTGTCTCTGTCCATCGGCTACCCCACTGTGGCTTCCGCCCCACACTCGATTGCCAACGGTTTCAAGAACCTGTTGGCCATCGCTGCCGTCACCGAGGTTGAGTTCAAGGAAGCCACCACCATTAAGGAGTACATCAAGGTGTGTGTCTGATGGTTTTAAGTTTCAGATTGAATTTTTGGGTTTGTTTACAACTTAACGATTTATCACTTTTTTAGTATGTAGTAAATAtgtttagttaattttttttacaattttgttaaagaaaaaGCTGATTAGGCAAATAAGTCTTAAGAGTTAAGGCCAATAACAATGCTTCACTATGATTGCAGGACCCAAGCAAGTTCGCAGCGGTCGCAGTGTCGGCAGCCCCCGCCGCCGTGGCGCCGGCTGACAAGAAGGAAGAGGAGAAGAAGCCCGAAAAGGAGGACTCTGAGAGTGACGACGACATGGGCTTCGGGCTCTTTGACTAAACTCACCCTATTATATCATCAGCTCTTtgactacataatattaatcatcTGTACCACATTTGTCATCCTTCATCGTCATTCAGTTTCCACAATGAAACATCTGTGGCTGCTCACCCGTATTGCGCCGCCGGGTCGGACGCCCGTATGGCGGCCTTATGTTTGAATAAAGCTACTTTGAtggatttttgtgttttatttgatatttgatacCAATTTGAGAAAGCACGTTTTTGATGATGTTAGACGTTAAAGCAGATCcagttgttattttaaaattgctttcCTATATGATGCAattagctgttgcccgcagctttggCCGCACGGTCTTAATAAATCTGCATTACTAACTTTACTTTCATTCCCTATTTTacccccttgggggtagaatttatcaaaatctttgATAAAATCCTTAGCGGATGCCTTCGTCATACCATCTATCATGCATCTAGCATGGTAAACTTCAGCCcaatccgtccagtggtttgggctgtgcgttgatagatcagtaTGTCACGTTCAGACAGACGAGCGTACAAATTCATTCACGTTTCAGACCAGACAAGCGTACAAATAGTAAAGCGAATTTTTAGTGTCTCTAAATATATGGAAAATTCGAAACTGGGGAAACAGCGGCAACACAATTGGTAAAATGGATACAAATGGAGTACTTGAACGAGTGATTCTGTAACCGTTTTATCCCGGTTGAGACTGAAAACAACTGTCtgcaacattttatcatataataggGACCAATTTGTAATCAATGGggttttttgttatgtaccgtagtttttctataaatttcgGTGCCAAATAAAGGTTCCTACGTTTTTATTCGTCGTCGGAAATGGAGCTGgttggtcgcctgatggtaagcactaccaccgcACATGAATTATTCGTTGTGCGAATCCGATGTACTTGGCATATTTTTGTCGTTTCGATTCCCATTTAGGGACCAGTAATATATGATCACTTAAGAGTAAATATCCGTACAGAAAACCGACTCATGCCCTCGGCCCTTATACGATCAAATATTATGGTGCTTTGTCTTGTTGCTCTATTGGACATATTTGATATGAGACGGATATAAGTAACATAAAGGAGATAACTGAAACAAAAGATGTTTTCGTGTCaaacgattttatttctttggtTATATCCTAAGAACTTAACTGAATATGGTCATCAGAACATCGAAACATATCACAATAGTTACCGTTGCTATACAAGCGCTTGCAGGACGACAAACCTAAGTGAGAAagcgtttaaataaatataaaataaaatttaacaatgaaaTGATAACTGAGAAAATGGTACATTGTAGCACCGACCTTCATAGTTGGTATATATGTTGCAGGTATATTGGCAAAGCGGTGTTATTGCAGTTTTACTAgttacacaataattaaacGGTAGATTATCAATCgactttatttcttaaaaatttaaagaactGGTTTTAGCGTTATCTCACGTGAACACTATTGtgatattataagaaatctaGGTGTATAATGTTCAAAGTTAGCAGCAGGAGATATAGAGCATTCTGATTGGACAATTTGAGACGACCTCATAGTCAAACGACCACTGATTTTGACACAATAACATTGCCTTACAATATCACAAGTGTCCGGGTGAGATAATATCACTAAAACCATAgcgtaaattgtaattaatgaaGTCGATTGACAATTTaccatttaattacaatatcacGGCTTTTCCAACATACCTGCGACACATACACTaacgttacataaaaaattttaaaatactcaaATAAGTCCAGTTTCACTTTACAACATACACTAGAACCAATTCGATAACTACCAATTAAAGACTGATAATAATCGATGATTCCAGTAGCATTTCCAAAAGTAAACCCTTAAAAATATCCAGATCGAAACTCACGCGcacaatataacattttcatatgtGTACGTACTgtgctatataaaaaaaggtgtgtgtgcgattcacacacgatagaagtgaaacttcagtaaatcgacaaaagaatgagatgaatatatataaaatataaaatagtatgtatatctCTGTCTTATTCTTTgtcggcttcattctacacatttttgtatttgtgtctcttacctgtcgtttttccgttgcatcagctttgaaatcacaacgattctaaagaagtttcacttcaaaaaaacaCGCGAATCTGGACATAGTTAACGCTTCATCTACCGGACAGACCGTGTTATATTACAACTAAGTATTATGGCTGGCTATAAAATATGCGCTAACCTTAAAactataacttttatttacaaatacatatgCGCTCAACACCGGACCGTAGAACCTCCGTTGcaaatttcacataaaatttatttcaattataaaataaggtaaAAACGTGGTGCAATCAACGCGAAAGAATCGCTTCATACGGTCCAATGTAGTCAATATATTAACAATCAGattttatataggtacaaTTGCCTTCGACTTTATAATTACCTGGCGTTAGATAAAATCGTAATTCTGTGTGTTCCCCGaaacttatttattgcttttatttatcgaTATAAAGATTTACagtaagataaataaatttgttaacatCAATGAATACCTATCGTTTGtcgaaatttatgaaataatatagttttatacaatattcaatacCCACATTGATCACATTAAAACATatctttgataaaatattattataaacaagatAAGTTTTAGTAGAATAAACAGACGAAACATCATGAATGTAATAAcagtaagaataaaaatatgggAAGTGTAATCTGTGCTTATAATGTTAAGCTAAagaatatgtttgtttgaacgcgcttatatCAGGAGCCACTGCaccgattaaaaaaacaacaccgTTGTTACATGTGGTGTAGGCATTACAGGCTAGTCATTTAGAAGCATCCTTTACAATGTACATGGAAAAAAATTTGAAGTAAAATATTGAGTTGCCAGGAAATtcgtgattaaaatatttgattgttttcaGACGAATTCTGTAATGATGCATTTACACATTCTTATATTCGTGTATTCGTGTTAAGAACTGCCTGGAAGACGAATGTGTGAACGTGTGGGTTCACGTCAAAACACGTATACGAATGTTTTGTcgaatacttatatattaacatgTTGTTGTATGTTAGTCTGTaagatattcattttataagatGTATCATATACAGACCCATACAATACGTTGCCTGATGTAATGTGtatgatgtaataaataaaatattgtcgaGTCACCAGTCGATTAGCGAAGACGAATGTGTAAATGCATCATAAAACTGATCTGAACTGATCTTTTGACGTGAACAGTAaatcacataattattatatttcctcAAATACATACACGATGCGACGAACACCAAGTAACCATTGTTGTATagaactgatttaaaaaaaaaaaactaaaaaggcAAACCGCCAATTATACTGTGTTACATCATTTCAGAAACATCCATacaattgcaatatttttcaacgggtcgtgattaaaataaatctatacatattcCTTACACAATTCTCAAAACACAGGGCAATGATTTAAGACGCTCTCTTCGACAATGATAAAATTCCTGATTGGTATCATCGATATAACAACAAGAATTGACAGTTCGTGAGTTAGTCACTAAGGGTACCGCGACCGTATTGTCTCGTAAAGTCTAGCAAAGTcgggaaataaataaagcgatttttttttaatgatataacttTTGCTCATAAATGGACGATATTGTCGTCTGTGCTGGGCGGAGCGGGCAGGGCTGCCACaccttgaaaaataatatcatattatacgCAACACTTAAAAATATCCTAGATACCTATCTTACAGCAGTAAAGATTTTTAGATTTACATGgcatcataaaaatgtatttttgtccATTCGTGGTTTTCTAAATAGTTTTGTAATTGCGTATTTGCttatcacaaaataaaacataacattttaaaatcaaatcaaatatatgGCTAAAAACTTGTAAGAATCgtaaagagaaaaataaattctagtAAGTaggtaagtaagtaagtaacacaaccgtttatataaaaaataaatatcagaacaattaagtaataaattaaagatacttaagatttaaaaaaggttatttattcttcaaaaaaaaaaaaaatgtcacaagcacataatatatacacaatcacacatttatattacacattataACCACACTTAACTAAAATTCCGAATTCGAATggaaaaattcaaattcaaaattcgaatTGGAACTGAAACTACAGATAAAAGCGTCCCAAATGCGGGTCAACCGGTGAGTAGCCATACTCACCGATCTCGCCTTCCCCGCCGTTGATGGACGGCTGAGCGGGCCGCACGGTGCGTACTGCGCCGGCTGCGTGAGCGTGCGGGTGAGCGGCGTGAGCGGGCTGAGCGGGTTGAGCGCGGGCGGACCGCTCGCGCCGCGCTTGCCGCCGTGAGCGACGCCGCTCCGAGCGAGGCAGCAGCGCCGCTGTGTCGTCAGCTGCTACTTCGCGCTCCACGTCTACTACACTGCAATTTTACAATTCGTAagcgttttattatttctgcacatacaataaaactgaACTTGTAGTTGGAACAACAGCACAGATGGTGGTCATATGACTTATAAGTGATATCTTCTAGCTAAAACTGTTATGTGCCCTTGTCGTCGAGTACAGGTAATGTGcgcttaaataaaaagaagaatTACCAGAAGACAACGTGCTGGATTTTTAAttcgaaaatttaaaataaaatcttgtgcgaaatttcattaattaaacgttcaaaaataactttgctaaattatatcaatacaaaaaatgaaaaataatgtgatgttttttcttaaattaaattatgtccATTATTTATCAGTTTGATAGTGATTACTAATATTGAATAGTGATTAATCCATAAAGACAATCatacatatgttttaaatcaattattaaaaaaaatattatataatacttacacTTGGTTAGTGCTATTTTGTTCATTGTCTTCAGAGGGCTGCGGCTCCTGTATAAGCGAAAAGAGACATGAAAagaatttgttgaaaataatatttattgtattttatttgttataattacatCAATTACGTCatgaattaaacattaaagacAGGGATGTAAAAACGagcaaattaaatacatttaacacGCTTTCATTATCTTcgtctgtatgtctgtctgtaaTCGCCTCCTTAAGAATCGATTTCGACccactttaaattattaattaataatttaattctaactTACACGTATCAAGGATCAGAGAGgatacaattatttctttcCTAACATATAGTCAGTATACGAGTAAATGAGTCAGTTTAGTTAATTCTATTATTGAaccgtgttttttagttttcttttttaattacatttattactagcggcgccccgcggtttcatccgcgtaagtccgtatcccgtaggaatatcgggataaaaagttgcctatatattattccagttgtccagctatctacgtatcaaattcactgcaatcggatcagtagtttttgcgtgaaagagcaacaaacacacacacatccttagaaaatttcgcatttataatattagtaggatttatggAAATGAGGGTAGAATTGAACCCACCTCAGCGTTATTAGAAGTTTCCATGCGCAGACGCATGCGGGCGACGTAGCGCGCCGCACGCACAAATGGATTCTCACGCTGCTCTTCGAAAGTGCCAccctgaaatatttttatgtgtaacatgatttttttttctcagaggtgtatatattatattgcattatttatttttaggtgtTTGAGAGCTTCTTCGTTGTACTTTTATCATGaattagcggtccgccccggtttcgcccgtggtatgtatatagcctatagcctgcctcaataaatgggttatctaacactgaaataatttttcaaatcggacgagtaattcctgagattagtgcgttaaaacaaacaaacaaactcttcagcttataatattagagtagATTGGTGAATCAGTTGAAAATTATCATAACTTTAAAGTACAGTTTTGTAAGAGCCTGGGGTGTAGCGTGCGTTATGTGGGGCCCGGGGGAAGGCNNNNNNNNNNNNNNNNNNNNNNNNNNNNNTGTGTGTGGTGTGTGGTGTGTGGTGGGGGGTGCGTGCAGCGCTCACGTCGGTGGCGTCGCGGCGCACGAGCGGCTCGGTGTCGTCCGAGTCGCAGTCGGTGGAGCGGCGGCGCTCGCCGGCCGCCAGCACGCGCCGCTTGCACACGGGGCACACGCGCCGGTTCTGCGTCAGCCACGGGTCGATGCACTTCGCGTGGTACGCTGCAACNNNNNNNNNNNNNNNNNNNNNNNNNNNNNNNNNNNNNNNNNNNNNNNNNNNNNNNNNNNNNNNNNNNNNNNNNNNNNNNNNNNNNNNNNNNNNNNNNNNNNNNNNNNNNNNNNNNNNNNNNNNNNNNNNNNNNNNNNNNNNNNNNNNNNNNNNNNNNNNNNNNNNNNNNNNNNNNNNNNNNNNNNNNNNNNNNNNNNNNNNNNNNNNNNNNNNNNNNNNNNNNNNNNNNNNNNNNNNNNNNNNNNNNNNNNNNNNNNNNNNNNNNNNNNNNNNNNNNNNNNNNNNNNNNNNNNNNNNNNNNNNNNNNNNNNNNNNNNNNNNNNNNNNNNNNNNNNNNNNNNNNNNNNNNNNNNNNNNNNNNNNNNNNNNNNNNNNNNNNNNNNNNNNNNNNNNNNNNNNNNNNNNNNNNNNNNNNNNNNNNNNNNNNNNNNNNNNNNNNNNNNNNNNNNNNNNNNNNNNNNNNNNNNNNNNNNNNNNNNNNNNNNNNNNNNNNNNNNNNNNNNNNNNNNNNNNNNNNNNNNNNNNNNNNNNNNNNNNNNNNNNNNNNNNNNNNNNNNNNNNNNNNNNNNNNNNNNNNNNNNNNNNNNNNNNNNNNNNNNNNNNNNNNNNNNNNNNNNNNNNNNNNNNNNNNNNNNNNNNNNNNNNNNNNNNNNNNNNNNNNNNNNNNNNNNNNNNNNNNNNNNNNNNNNNNNNNNNNNNNNNNNNNNNNNNNNNNNNNNNNNNNNNNNNNNNNNNNNNNNNNNNNNNNNNNNNNNNNNNNNNNNNNNNNNNNNNNNNNNNNNNNNNNNNNNNNNNNNNNNNNNNNNNNNNNNNNNNNNNNNNNNNNNNNNNNNNNNNNNNNNNNNNNNNNNNNNNNNNNNNNNNNNNNNNNNNNNNNNNNNNNNNNNNNNNNNNNNNNNNNNNNNNNNNNNNNNNNNNNNNNNNNNNNNNNNNNNNNNNNNNNNNNNNNNNNNNNNNNNNNNNNNNNNNNNNNNNNNNNNNNNNNNNNNNNNNNNNNNNNCGCCGCTTGCACACGGGGCACACGCGCCGGTTCTGCGTCAGCCACGGGTCGATGCACTTCGCGTGGTACGCTGCAACACAACGCCTTCATTTTACTCCCTAACAATTATAAGTCGTAACTGCCCTAATAAGTCACATTTCATCATGGGTATAGATTGCGTATTCCTTGTCAAGCTGCTCCCTCTTATTCCCCGGCGTAATTTTCCACATGAACACGAATCAATCGATAAAAGACTCTTACCACACTTACCATTAAATCATCgttatattgtacataatatgcattgtatgtatacataatacatacgAAACTTGAATAAATCTTTCCATATTTGTATGGTGGACTACGTACCGTGCGCACAGGGCAGCACCCGGAGCCGCTCCCCCTCCTGGTAGTCGTCGAGGCAGATGGCGCACGTGTCGTACGGGTCGCCCTTGCTGAACTTGCACGTGGGGATCTTCTTCAGCGAGCGGTTGGGCAGGCGGTGCCGCCTCGCTCGCCGACGGTCCTTTATGCATTTCACTATCTGGAATCAGAGGTTATCGGTTGCGTATTGTTCTAGtattgctataaaaaattgaagaGAATAGAATGAAAAATAAGTACCATCTACATAATCAATCAAGGTAAACAGGGGTAATTCGAAACAATCTCAATAAACCATTAAATATGTTAcacttatttatgtttactttttgtaatgacaatattcttttttataaatatatataaagttattaggATTTTATTCCACCCCTGTTCACGATTGCCCTGATTTACTATGTAGGAGGTAGTTATTTTTAGTACGTTTTTTGAAATCTATATTAGTACAATATACAATTGGATACACTTTATCCGCTTCCAAAGTATGAatttacaacatttaaaacccttcagaaatacttttaaaaataatgtcctaattgtaaatactatattttagaCAGGATGTCATAtcacaaaaattaatacaagcatacaatatgtatttagCCTGTAACCATTTCGCaaactcactcactcactcaccataaatataagtatgacGATAAGACACAACACCACCACGATGGCGAAGGGCAGCAGCAGGTGCGTGTTGATGTTGAACGGCAGGTCGCCGTTCACCATTATATAGTAGCTGGAAACGTTCATGTCCTGCGTTAATAGCATCGAGCGCGACAGGGCGACAAATCAAAAGGAAACTTATTGCCGTTGACATAAGTACCAAAATTG is a genomic window containing:
- the LOC119829937 gene encoding E3 ubiquitin-protein ligase RNF13, whose translation is MHPSINSCLIGLLGFLTYVKGNVIVYTQDLPHTIAEEFRDMPASFGPEVPPDGLRGFLVPGEPADGCGPLMKPPTVDNFTGKWIVIVARFNCSFEVKVRNAQAAGFDCAIVHNVNSSDLETMSAKDPEGIAIPSVFVSDLAGLILSEEYIYINRYYIMVNGDLPFNINTHLLLPFAIVVVLCLIVILIFMIVKCIKDRRRARRHRLPNRSLKKIPTCKFSKGDPYDTCAICLDDYQEGERLRVLPCAHAYHAKCIDPWLTQNRRVCPVCKRRVLAAGERRRSTDCDSDDTEPLVRRDATDGGTFEEQRENPFVRAARYVARMRLRMETSNNAEEPQPSEDNEQNSTNQVVVDVEREVAADDTAALLPRSERRRSRRQARRERSARAQPAQPAHAAHPHAHAAGAVRTVRPAQPSINGGEGEIGVAALPAPPSTDDNIVHL
- the LOC119829940 gene encoding 60S acidic ribosomal protein P0, with amino-acid sequence MGREDKATWKSNYFTKIIQLLDEYPKCFIVGADNVGSTQMQQIRISLRGHSIVLMGKNTMMRKAIKDHLETNPALEQLLPHIKGNVGFVFTRGDLVEVRDKLLENKVRAPARPGAIAPLEVIIPAHNTGLGPEKTAFFQALSIPTKISKGTIEIINDVHILKPGDKVGASEATLLNMLNISPFSYGLVVKQVYDSGTIFAPSILDIKPEDLRAKFMEGVANVAAVSLSIGYPTVASAPHSIANGFKNLLAIAAVTEVEFKEATTIKEYIKDPSKFAAVAVSAAPAAVAPADKKEEEKKPEKEDSESDDDMGFGLFD